CCATCATGATCATGAGCACAGCCATAGCCGCACGGTTGAAATTGAACAAGACGTGCTACTTAAAAACAACCTGCTGGCCGAGCGCAATCGTGGTTATTTTGAGGCAAAAGGAATTTTTGCGCTCAATTTGGTCAGTTCGCCAGGTTCTGGAAAGACAACCTTCCTTGAAAAAACAATTTCTGATTTAAAGGAAACCGTAAATTTTGCTGTTATCGAAGGCGATCAGCAAAGCATGCGCGACGCAGACCGCATTCACGCAACGGGCGTGCCTGTCGTGCAAGTCAATACGGGAAAAGGTTGCCACCTCGATGCCGACATGGTGAATCGCTCCATCAAGGAAATGGAGTTGGCGCAAGACAGCGTCTTGTTGATTGAGAATGTCGGAAATTTGGTTTGTCCGGCACTTTTTGATTTGGGCGAAGCGATGAAAATCGTAGTCATTAGCGTCACGGAAGGCGATGATAAGCCGCAAAAATATCCGACCATGTTCGACGCCGCAGAAATTTGTATCATCAACAAAA
Above is a window of Chloroherpeton thalassium ATCC 35110 DNA encoding:
- the hypB gene encoding hydrogenase nickel incorporation protein HypB; this encodes MCDTCGCNQPGSAVTIRKPGEMKACDCDGNCEQDCHEHDHEHGHEHHHHEHGHGHHHHHDHEHGHEHHHHEHGHGHHHHHDHEHSHSRTVEIEQDVLLKNNLLAERNRGYFEAKGIFALNLVSSPGSGKTTFLEKTISDLKETVNFAVIEGDQQSMRDADRIHATGVPVVQVNTGKGCHLDADMVNRSIKEMELAQDSVLLIENVGNLVCPALFDLGEAMKIVVISVTEGDDKPQKYPTMFDAAEICIINKIDLLPYVEFDVEKCRQYALEVNHHLKFFEVSAKTGEGMKDWEEWLTAKAKESEQA